GACAGCGCCTGCCCGGTGCGGCGGAAGTCACGCAGGCCGTCGCGGACGGTCTGTTCCAGGGAGGTCAGGCGGGCGCGCTGGTGCGGTTGAAGCTGGGCGGGCGGGTGGGTAGGGTCGCTCATGCAGGGGAACCTCGCAGGGAAGAGAATGCCCGTGAACGATACCAGAGCCGTCCCCCCCCGGACGCCTCCTGCCCAGAGCTGTTGTCCCTACAGGGGTAACGACTCTGGAAGTCGCGTGCCTGCCCCGGTAACGCCCACTCAGACACCCTTCACGTATGATGGAAGTACCGCCCGGAAACGGGCAAGGAGGAACACACATGGCGATGAACCTGTTCGGCGCGCGCGACACGCTCACCACGCAAAGCGGCCAGAAACTCTACTACTACAACCTCAACAAACTCCAGGAGCAGGGCCATGACATCAGCCGCCTGCCGGTCAGCATCAAGGTGCTGCTCGAAAGCGTGCTGCGCGAGGCGAACGACTACGACGTGCGCCGCGAGGACGTCGCCACCGTCGCCGGGTGGAAACCCGTCAACGAGGAAGTCGAGATTCCCTTCAAGCCCGCCCGCGTGATCCTCCAGGACTTCACCGGCGTGCCCGCCGTCGTCGACCTCGCCGCCATGCGCTCCGCCATGGTCAAACTCGGCGGCGACCCCAGCAAGATCAACCCGCTGATCCCCGTGGACCTCGTCATCGACCACTCCGTGCAGGTCGACGAGTTCGGCACCGACTTCGCGCTCGCCAACAACATGGCCCTCGAATTCGAACGCAACCGCGAACGCTACGAGTTCCTGCGCTGGGGCCAGCAGGCCTTCGACAACTTCGGCGTCGTGCCCCCCGCCTCGGGGATCGTGCACCAGGTCAACTTGGAGTACCTCGCCAAGGGCGTCCAGAGCCGCCCCGAGGACGACGGCGTCGTCGTGTACCCCGACAGCCTCGTCGGCACCGATTCTCATACCACCATGATCAACGGCCTGGGCATCGTCGGCTGGGGCGTCGGCGGCATCGAGGCCGAGGCCGTCATGCTCGGCCAGCCCATCTACATGCTGATGCCCGAAGTCATCGGCTTCAAGATCACGGGCGCCATGCCCGAAGGTGCGACCGCCACCGACCTCGCGCTGCGCGTCACCGAGATGCTGCGCGCCAAAGGTGTGGTCGGCAAGTTCGTCGAGTTCTACGGCGCGGGCCTGAGCAACATGACCCTCCCCGACCGCGCCACCATCGCCAACATGGCCCCCGAGTACGGCGCCACCATGGGCTTCTTCCCCGTCGACGACGAGGCGCTGCGCTACCTGCGCCGCACCGGCCGCCTCGAAACCGAGATCGAACTGGTCGAGGCGTACTACAAGGCCCAGGGCATGTACCGCACCGACGACACCGTCGATCCCGTCTTCACCGACACCATCGAACTCGACCTGGGCACCATCGTCCCCAGCCTCGCTGGCCCCAAACGCCCCCAGGACCGCGTGGACCTGACCGGCATGCACACCGTGTTCAACGAGGCCCTCACCGCGCCCGTCAAGGCCCGCGGCTTCGAACTGCCCGCCGATAAACTGGACGCGCAGGGCACCATCACCGGCACCGACATCAAGATCGGGCACGGCGCCGTGACGCTCGCCAGCATCACCAGCTGCACCAACACCAGCAACCCCAGCGTCCTGATCGCCGCCGGCCTCGTCGCCAAGAAAGCCGTCGAGCTGGGCCTGGACAGCAAACCCTGGGTCAAGACCAGCCTCGCCCCCGGCAGCCGCGTGGTCACCGAGTACCTCGAGGCTGCCGGCCTCCAGACGTACCTCGACCAGATCGGCTTCAACACCGTCGGTTACGGCTGCATGACCTGCATCGGCAACAGCGGCCCGCTGCCCGAACCCACCGTGGACGCCATCAACGAAGGTGACCTCGTCGTCGCCAGCGTGCTGAGCGGCAACCGCAACTTCGAAGGCCGCGTCAACCCGCACATCAAGGCCAACTACCTCGCCAGCCCGCCCCTGGTCGTCGCGTACGCCCTGGCCGGCACGGTCGTCAACGACATCGTCAACGACCCCATCGGCACCAGCAAGGACGGCCAGCCCGTTTACCTGCGCGACATCTGGCCCACCGCCGCTGAAATCCAGACCGTCATGGACAGCGCCATCAACGCCGACATGTTCCGCAAGGTCTACGACGGCATCGAGAAGAGCAACCAGGACTGGAACGCCATCCCCGTCGCCGAGGGCGCCCTGTACGACTGGAAGGAAGACAGCACCTACATCCAGAACCCCCCCTTCTTCGACAACCTCGCCGGCGGCCCCAGCGACATCGTGTCCATCGAAGGCGCCCGCGCCCTCGTGAAAGTCGGCGACTCCGTCACCACCGACCACATCAGCCCCGCCGGCAGCTTCAAGAGCGACACCCCCGCCGGGAAGTTCCTCACCGAACGCGGCATCCTGCCCAAAGACTTCAACAGCTACGGCAGCCGCCGCGGCAACGACCGCATCATGACGCGCGGCACGTTCGCCAACATCCGCCTCAAGAACCAGCTCGCCCCCGGCACCGAAGGCGGCTTCACCACCGACTACACCACCGGACAGGTCAGCTCCATCTACGACGCCAGCGTCAACTACAAGGCCAGCAACATCCCCCTCGTCATCTTCGCCGGTAAGGACTACGGCATGGGCAGCAGCCGCGACTGGGCCGCCAAAGGCACCTTCCTGCTCGGCGTGAAAGCCGTCATCGCCGAAAGCTTCGAGCGCATCCACCGCAGCAACCTGGTCGGCATGGGCGTCCTGCCCCTCCAGTACAAGAACGGCGAAAGCGCCGACACCCTGGGCATCACCGGCGAAGAAACCTTCGACGTCATCCTCCCCGGCGACCTCAAACCCCGCCAGGACGTCAACGTGAAGATCACCGCCAAGGACGGCAGCACCCGCACCATCACCGTCCAGTGCCGCATCGACACCCCCGTCGAAATCGACTACTACAAGAACGGCGGCATCCTCCAGACCGTGCTCCGCGGCATCCTCGCCAAGAGCAACGAAGTCAAAGCCTAAGCCTGACCTTCTGACGTGAACGAGCCTCGCCCGGGAAACTGGGCGGGGCTCACGCTATGGCGAGGCAGTGGCCCGGCGTTACAGGGCCGTCCCGTCGTACATCTCGTCCAGTGCAACGCTGATGTTCACGCACGGCAGCGTCAGCGCCCCCGCTCCTTCCACGTAGTCTTCGCTCCAGCTGTTGCCGGTGCGGGTGTAGAGGCGGGCGGCGCGGGTGCCGGTATCCACCAACAGGTACCCCTGGAGGCTGGGGAGTTGCTGGTACGCCCAGAGTTTCTCGCGGCGGTCGATGTCCTGGGTGCTGTCGCTGAGAATCTCGACGATCAGGCACGGGGCGTTCGTGTAGCGGGCGTCGTCCGGCATGTCCTCGCAGGTGATCAGGAGATCCGGGTAGTAGTAGCGGGTGCCGTGGGTGGGGATGCGGACGCGCATGTCGCTGGCGTACACGCGGCACCCCAGGCGCCGCGCGGGGGCGTGCAGGGCGGCGACGAGGTTCGTGGCGACCGTGCCGTGTCGGCTGGTCGCTCCGGCCTGCGCGGTGGGGGCGTCGGCGGGAAGGGTGTACACGAAGCCGTCCACGTACTCGCGGCGGTGGGAGCTGCTCGGTTCGCTGCTCAGGTATTCGGCCTCGCTGAGTTTCTTCAGGGGCGAACTGGTCATGCGTTCAGTGTACCGG
The DNA window shown above is from Deinococcus sp. LM3 and carries:
- the acnA gene encoding aconitate hydratase AcnA produces the protein MAMNLFGARDTLTTQSGQKLYYYNLNKLQEQGHDISRLPVSIKVLLESVLREANDYDVRREDVATVAGWKPVNEEVEIPFKPARVILQDFTGVPAVVDLAAMRSAMVKLGGDPSKINPLIPVDLVIDHSVQVDEFGTDFALANNMALEFERNRERYEFLRWGQQAFDNFGVVPPASGIVHQVNLEYLAKGVQSRPEDDGVVVYPDSLVGTDSHTTMINGLGIVGWGVGGIEAEAVMLGQPIYMLMPEVIGFKITGAMPEGATATDLALRVTEMLRAKGVVGKFVEFYGAGLSNMTLPDRATIANMAPEYGATMGFFPVDDEALRYLRRTGRLETEIELVEAYYKAQGMYRTDDTVDPVFTDTIELDLGTIVPSLAGPKRPQDRVDLTGMHTVFNEALTAPVKARGFELPADKLDAQGTITGTDIKIGHGAVTLASITSCTNTSNPSVLIAAGLVAKKAVELGLDSKPWVKTSLAPGSRVVTEYLEAAGLQTYLDQIGFNTVGYGCMTCIGNSGPLPEPTVDAINEGDLVVASVLSGNRNFEGRVNPHIKANYLASPPLVVAYALAGTVVNDIVNDPIGTSKDGQPVYLRDIWPTAAEIQTVMDSAINADMFRKVYDGIEKSNQDWNAIPVAEGALYDWKEDSTYIQNPPFFDNLAGGPSDIVSIEGARALVKVGDSVTTDHISPAGSFKSDTPAGKFLTERGILPKDFNSYGSRRGNDRIMTRGTFANIRLKNQLAPGTEGGFTTDYTTGQVSSIYDASVNYKASNIPLVIFAGKDYGMGSSRDWAAKGTFLLGVKAVIAESFERIHRSNLVGMGVLPLQYKNGESADTLGITGEETFDVILPGDLKPRQDVNVKITAKDGSTRTITVQCRIDTPVEIDYYKNGGILQTVLRGILAKSNEVKA
- a CDS encoding Uma2 family endonuclease, producing MTSSPLKKLSEAEYLSSEPSSSHRREYVDGFVYTLPADAPTAQAGATSRHGTVATNLVAALHAPARRLGCRVYASDMRVRIPTHGTRYYYPDLLITCEDMPDDARYTNAPCLIVEILSDSTQDIDRREKLWAYQQLPSLQGYLLVDTGTRAARLYTRTGNSWSEDYVEGAGALTLPCVNISVALDEMYDGTAL